GGCGCTGGGCGGGTTCCTCGGCGTCCTCGTCCAGACGGGGGTGCTCCGGTTCGGCGGCGAGGACGGGTCCGGGACCGGTCCGTCCGGCGCCGCGGCGACCGGCGACGCCGAGCGGTCCGTGCGCCCCGGGGGCACGGCGCCCGCCGCGCCGGGACCCACCCCGCTGGCGGCCGACCCGGTGCCGTGGGAGCGGGCCACCGCAGACCTCGTGCGTCGGGACGGGACGACGACCAGGGTGAAGGCCCCCACCGTCGGGCTCTCCTGCGACACCGAGACGCTGACGTTCGAGAACGGCCAGCGCGTGGCCCTGGAGACGGTGCGCAGCATCCGCTTCGACGCCGTCTACCTGGACAGCGCGAGCGCGGACGGCGTGGTCACCCTGCTGGACGGCCGGGAGCTCACCGATCCGATCGACACGTGGAACTGCCCCGTCACGGGCCAGAACGAGCTGGGCAGCGTGCAGGTGGAGCTGGAGGACATCCGCCGCATCGACTTCCACCGCTGAGGTGCCGCGCGCAGGCCGCGCCGGCGCGCCACACTGGGAGGATGACTGGCCTCCCGCTCCCGCACCCCCTGACCGGCGCGCCGTTCCCCTCGCCCGTGCCGCCGGGCACCGGCTGGCCCGAGGACCCCGCCACCTCCGCGACGCCGGCCGCCGCCTCCGCCGAGGACGTCCGGTCCCTGGCCGGCACCGCCGGGTCGCTCGCCGAGGTGAACGCGCGCGTCAGCGTGTGCCGGGCGTGCCCGCGGCTGGTCGACTGGCGCGAGTCCGTGGCCGTGCAGAAGCGGCGGGCGTGGGCGGACGAACCCTACTGGGGGCGGCCGGTCCCGTCCTACGGGGACCCGTCGCCGCGCGTGCTCGTCGTCGGCCTGGCCCCCGCCGCCCACGGCGGCAACCGCACCGGGCGCATGTTCACCGGCGACCGCTCGGGGGACTGGCTCTTCGCGGCGCTGCACCGGGCCGGCTACGCCGCCCGGCCGACGTCGACCGCCGCCGGCGACGGCCAGCGCCTGGTGGGCCTGCGGATGGTGGCGCCCGTGCACTGCGCCCCGCCGGACAACAAGCCGACGCCCGCCGAGCGGGCGACGTGCGGCCACTGGCTCGACCGCGAGCTGCAGCTGGCCACCACGGTGGAGTCCGTCCTGGTGCTCGGCTCCATCGGCTGGCAGTCCCTCCACGCCGCCGCGGCCCGCCTCGGCTGGTCCGTGCCCCGGCCGCGCGTGCGGTTCGGCCACGGCGCGCAGACGGTGTTCACCGTGCCCGACGGCGGCCGGCGGGTCCGCGTGGTCGGCTGCTACCACGTGTCCCAGCAGAACACCTTCACGGGGCGGCTCACCGAGGCGATGCTGGACGAGGTCATCGGGCTGCTCTGAGGGGCGGGCGGGGGACGGGGCAAGTGATCGGCGTCACGTCAAGTGGCCAATCGTCCAATACCGTTCCGACCTGCGGGAACCTATCCTTTCGACCGGATGCCGCCCCGGGATGGGCGGTGCCGATCCGTGATCGCGATCCCTTGGAGGGGAATCACCATGACCGAGAACCTGACCACGACCACTGACCGCCCCGCCGTCCGCCGCCGCACCCGCCGGGCGCTGGCCGCCGTCGCCATCTCCGGCGCCCTGCTGGTGCCGACCGCCGCCGTCACCATCGCCGCCCCGTTCCACGCCAACGGCAACGCCGCGGCGCAGGCCCAGGGCGCCGGCCAGGCCAAGGGCAAGGCCCAGGAGCAGTCCTTCACCGAGTGCGTGGAGTCCGTGAACCCGTCCGGCAACGGCGAGCTGACCCCGGCCGTCATCATGAAGGGCGCCCGCTGCGTCGCCGCCGTCGGCGACATCAGCCCCGAGGCCCTGACCGTGGAGAAGGCCACCGACCTGGTCTCCGGCGGCCTGGCCGCGGTGGAGACCGCCGGCTTCGACCGCTCCGAGATCCCGGGCCTGCTGGACCGCGTGAGCGAGTCCGAGGTGCTGCAGCGCTTCGTGGGCGAGGACAAGCTCGCCATCGTGGAACTGGCCGCCGACTCCGAGATCCTCGCCCTGTACGCTGCGGGCGAAATCGACCGTGACGAGGCCGCCGCGCTCATCGCCGAGGCCTACGTGACCCGGGGTGCCGACGCCGGCGAGTGACCCTCCGCGCAGGACCGCCCGTCGGTCCCCGTCCTGCCACGTCAGGACGCCCCACGCGCCTCGGCCCGGGTGACCCCGTCACCCGGGCCGAGGCGCATCCGGGACCGGTGCGGATGGAGCGCTGACGCGGTGCCGGCGGCGGTGGTCGCCTCCGGGATCCGGACGGTCCGCCCGCGGAGGCCGATACCCTGAGGTGCATCGCGACCGGCGGGGCCGTGTCCTATCGTGGGCCACCGGTGGACGCCCGGCCCGGGTGCTGCCGGACCGTAGCCGTCGAACCCCTGGAGGATGAACGCATGGTCGCCCACACGAATCGCCGACGTCTCGCCGCAGCCCTCACCGCGGCCGCCGCATCCAGCGCCCTGGTGCTCTCCGGAGCAGGCGCCGCCACCGCCGCCCCGGCGTCCTCCGAGACGGCCTCCGAGTGCCTCGGCGCCTCCTTCCCCGGGACCTCCGGCCGCACCACCCCCGCCGCCGTGGACGAGTGGCTCGGCTGCATGGGCCTGACCGACGGCAGCGCCTACGCCGACCCGGGCATCACGCGCGGCGAGGCGGCCGAGATCGTCCACGCCGCCGTGGGCGCGGGGGACTCCGGCTCCGCGGCCGTCTTCGGCGACGTCCCCGCCGGCGCCTCCGGCTTCGACGCCGTCAACTGGCTCGGGACCTCCGGCGTGGCCCACGGCTACGCGGACGGCGAGTTCAAGCCCGAGCGCTCCATCACGCGCGACGAGCTGGCCATCTTCCTCGTCGGCGCCGCGCTCGTGGCCGGCCCGGACGCGGGCGGCGGCACGGGCGGCGGGTCCGCCGGGGGCGCGGAGTCCGACGGCGAGGCGACCGGCGACGGGACCGAGCCGGCGTCGGGCGCGGGGCGGCAGGAGTCCGCCGCGGGCGCCTACGAGGAGCGCGCCCGGGAACTGCTGGCCGCCTACGGCTGCTCGGACGCCGCGCTCGAGGTGGTGGAGACCTTCGAGGACCCCGCCGCCACCGGGATGACCACCATGGCCCCCGGCCGGCCGGCCACCGTCCAGGTCGCCGCCGGGCTGCCGGGCGACTCCCTGCGCCACACCATGGCCCACGAGTGCATGCACGTGCAGCAGCACGCCGTGTCCGGCTACGACCTCGCCGCCGGGCGCGAGATGCTCGAGGACTGGTACTCCGAGGAGTACACGAGCTCGTGGGGCCGCGTCTCGGTCTACGAGCAGAACGCCGAGTGCGCGCTGCAGACCCTGGGCTTCACGCGGGCCGACTCCAGCTACGACGTGCGGTGCGACGAGGCCGGCCTGGAGGCCGGCGCCGCCATCGCCGCCGGCCGGGCCCCGGGCAAGGCCGCGGCCGCGGGCTGATGGGCGGCCCGGGCCGCGGGCTACCATGGCCGCACCACCGCCGTTGCGTCACGGAAGGAGCACGATCATGAGCACCACCGGATCCGGGCAGGGCCGCGGGGACGTCCCCGGGCCGATCGAGGCCAACGAGGCCGACCTCGCCGAGCAGCAGACCGCCGCCGCGCTCGAGGACGGACAGGAGACCATCGGGGCCTCCGGGCCCGAGGACCCGGCGCTGGAGAAGGAGCCGGACGAGTGGGTCAGCGGTGACGACCCGATGACCCCGGCCCAGCGCTCCTACCTGGACACCCTCGCCCGGGCCGCGGGGGAGGAACTGCCCGCCAACCTGACGAAGGCCGAGGCCTCCGTGCACATCGACCGGCTGAAGCGCCACCAGGAGCAGTAGGGCGCCACGGTCCGCACGCCCGCGGTACGCACCACGGCCACCGTCCGAGCGATCGGACGGTGGCCGTGGTCGTGTCCGGGGTCCTGCGCCGGGGGACGGGACTACCGCTGCGCCGCCAGGGGCGCGCCGAGGTCCTGTGCGGCGTCCACGCGCCCACCCC
This genomic window from Citricoccus sp. SGAir0253 contains:
- a CDS encoding uracil-DNA glycosylase; its protein translation is MTGLPLPHPLTGAPFPSPVPPGTGWPEDPATSATPAAASAEDVRSLAGTAGSLAEVNARVSVCRACPRLVDWRESVAVQKRRAWADEPYWGRPVPSYGDPSPRVLVVGLAPAAHGGNRTGRMFTGDRSGDWLFAALHRAGYAARPTSTAAGDGQRLVGLRMVAPVHCAPPDNKPTPAERATCGHWLDRELQLATTVESVLVLGSIGWQSLHAAAARLGWSVPRPRVRFGHGAQTVFTVPDGGRRVRVVGCYHVSQQNTFTGRLTEAMLDEVIGLL
- a CDS encoding S-layer homology domain-containing protein, with product MVAHTNRRRLAAALTAAAASSALVLSGAGAATAAPASSETASECLGASFPGTSGRTTPAAVDEWLGCMGLTDGSAYADPGITRGEAAEIVHAAVGAGDSGSAAVFGDVPAGASGFDAVNWLGTSGVAHGYADGEFKPERSITRDELAIFLVGAALVAGPDAGGGTGGGSAGGAESDGEATGDGTEPASGAGRQESAAGAYEERARELLAAYGCSDAALEVVETFEDPAATGMTTMAPGRPATVQVAAGLPGDSLRHTMAHECMHVQQHAVSGYDLAAGREMLEDWYSEEYTSSWGRVSVYEQNAECALQTLGFTRADSSYDVRCDEAGLEAGAAIAAGRAPGKAAAAG
- a CDS encoding DUF3072 domain-containing protein, whose product is MSTTGSGQGRGDVPGPIEANEADLAEQQTAAALEDGQETIGASGPEDPALEKEPDEWVSGDDPMTPAQRSYLDTLARAAGEELPANLTKAEASVHIDRLKRHQEQ